GTAATCGATTACAAGAACACATTGACTTGCATAATGTGCATTGTTGCGTTGCTGCACCATGTCATAGCAGGGATTCCCCCGGAGAACAAGCTGCAgctaaaaaagtattttagtcaAGACCCAAAATGATGGTCTATTAGCAAAAGATTGAATTACTGAGACATATTTTTGccatttattttggataaaataattgttatattCTCGAGTAGTAAATAATTGTCTTTATAAGTCATTAATCAATAGATTAattgatttgaaaaataatcgttaggtGCCCTATTGCCATATACAACAAACACTAAACAATCTTCAGTCAATTATGTCTTAATTGAAGcaactaaaataattaaaatgggTCACTGAAATGAAAGTAACAAGATGAACATGTGTTTGGACGGCATATCGTACCTTCTGGTATTGAGGAgtctcatcctcatcatcagagTGACTATTTTCCTCAGTGTCTTTTGTAGCCTAACAGGGAGAGGGGAAGAAATAAGAGAACGGCAAATACTTAGACATGATTTCAGTGCCTGCAATCAGCAAACACATTCAAATCAAAAGCATTCAATTCAGAACTTGGAGTGCACAGGACAATTATCTTGAAATTTCTATATTAACACCATGACtactttgtaataattacattaaatattaGATTTGACTACTTTAGGGGCAACATCTCTAAATAATAGTGTGAGACAACTTACCTTTGGCTTTGATGGAGTCCACATTTTGTGTGTCTCTATCCACTGACACTCTTCCCTTCTTATTGCACCAAGGCTCTCTGTTTTACAATGAAGCAAATGCACATTAATTATATAACAAGTTTTTAGCAGTAATTTAACACCTGGCCAATCAAGTCTTCTCTATCCTAAATTGTATTAATTTATCTAAATCTTATCTCACAgtcaatttcaattcaaattagctttattggcatgaggtacacattcatgccaataaagtcaCAGTCCAGTCACCCTCTGGATTCGTCGACTGACAACTGGCGTGTTGTCATTATTATCGCGTTGATAACTGAGCTGTGATTGGCGCATTGCATGCAGGGAGTAGTCGTTTTTAACATGGCAAAAGCAATGAAAAAACGACACGGTTTTCTTAAGTGAGTTAACTACAAATTCTGCTGATATGGATGTGGATATCCGCCACCTGTGCAAGGAGTTATTGTTCAAGTTcgcattaatttatttttaattaaggtCGCACTGTAGAGCCGTGAACACGCCGATAGAGAAGTGGACCTGCTCTGTTGGTGTACTTTTTGTTGGATGGACATTTACATTGGGAAAATGACTTGACCAGTAAGTTAACGTTATTCTAATTTATATTAGATATACAAGGTAAGGTATagccattttgtgtgtttgagaaatTAATCTTAAAACTGGAATTTTAGCTGTGGTTATAACTTATTAACGTTACATGCCGAAATTATTAAACAccataacgttaacgttaagttACCGGTTAACTTAGTAACGTTAATGTAGTTTCGTGTCTCAGCTCCCCCTGTATTTTGTTGAATTTAGAACCCAATTTCCAGATTTTTGAATGTAAGTTATTTTTGATTCTGTTGAAAGCTGTGAGGAGGCGTTAGCCAAAACAATGAATCAGAAAACATGTTAACTGAactgtaacgttaacttaacagtaaaacgtaacgttagcttttGGTACTGTAAGTTAATACTGCAAGCTATGGTCCTACTTGTATTGTAACGTGATTATGCacttaacgttaacgttagcgcTAACTTTATAGGCAATAttgctaaagttagctaacgttacccaAAATAAGACATGCAACATACAAAtcactaacgttaacgttacgttAATATAAGGTTAAGTTGATTGATTCAAGCTAGGTGTGCTATTTATCATCAATATTCTGCTATTGTTAACTTAACATTACATAATATTCATAATTGATTCACTTACCTTTCACACTGAGTATCTGTGCCAGAAAAGCTTTCCAGCCAGATTTAGGTGGCTTTACTCCAAGCGCCCCATGTTCCACCAGGCCAATCCTCTTGGggtcttttaacatttttttatccttaacatATTTGTCTAAGCCCACACTCACTTGGTTTTCTTTTACCCATTTAATAAGCACATACATTTTGGTTCTGTGCTAATATATTTCTGTTCTTACCCTAACGCCAATGGCCCTGGTCTAACGTTTAGGTTACTTAGCAACAGAAAGGACCGCGAATCAGAGCCAGTCAGATTTTCAAATCATAATAAGATATATCCATTTTAGTGATTCAAACTGTTTGGtgtttcattgtgtttgtgAAACGTGTGCCACAGACTGAAAATTCTTGTCTTCCTAGCTTCTTTGGAAAATGTAGAGTCCAACCAACATTACTTTCAATGTATATTGTACtgctattttaaattatttacacTTTTTTGCAACTACTATAGGCAAGCTTTTATGAACCTTTGTGCACATGTTGTTGAGTGATGTCCAAGTTGATCCATGCAATttagtaattattattttcagatcCACTGCTTCAGGACCTTGTACcctttttgtttaaatgaaGTATTTGATTTAACACGTTTCCTATATATGGGtggcaaaatgtttacttttaattgttttattatgctATTTGATCACTTTAGGGCACATATGCCATTATGAGAGTTTACTGAACTTCTTATGGAATTGTGTAATAGAGGATTGTTTCTTGAGCTAATATTAGTTTGTGCCATAGTATGTGATGTTGCAATCCTGTGAGTAATTCTTTTTCAATACACACTGCATTGCTTTAAAGACTCTGCATCTGGTGTCATTTCTTCATACTTTGCTAGTCCGGCTTCACTAGCACATTCTCTCAAAATAAGAGACTTTTAAAAACCTATACCCAATCAATAAAAAGTTAATGGAAAAAGCCTATACACACCTTTGTGGTGCGCGTACCTTTAAACAGATTCCAtatgtatttatcatttatcaaaGATTGTCATACCCTTGTGTCGTCAGTACtcaaattagttcagttgtTGAAATTGTAATGCTGAAACTTTGAAAATGTACCAGTATTTGTTACATGTTGTGGTAACATGTTTTTCACGTGTGCTCCACATGTTATTCCATATTACAACGTGtggaaacattttccacatgtgTTTGACATGGTATGTCCTGTGGTTCCATGTTTTCCACGTGTGATCCACATGTTATTCCATATTACAACATGtggaaacattttccacatgttACCACATGTAACAAATATGTAGTAACATGTTTGTTACATGTGATCACATGTGGGGACATGTGATCACATGTAACAAACATGGGAAAATCATGTGGTTTTTCTGTAAGGGCAGGATGTCACTGTGCCAATAcagcctcctcctgagagcaaaaCATTCCCCTTGTAGTGTTTTACATCCGTTTGGTTACATAAAGTGGGGTGTGGGGTGTGGGttatgtgtgcatgtggcaAAATCAGCAGGTTAAAAAGCTGGAACATTTGAAGGTCCATGTCGAGCGTTCAGATCTAATAGTCTTCACTTCCACAGGCCTCCACTGGTTTTCACATCATAAAACGTTgcacacaaggagaaggaggtcaggcatattataaatatgtataaaataaattgttataaAGTAATTCTGTGGTACTTTAACATTTTTGGACTACTGTGTTCCTTAGGAGAAAGGTTAGCTTAGCACTAGAAGCAAATAAGCAAGCTTGGGAACAAATCCATGatctaatattttattttaacccatGGGATTTAATTTTTACAGAGCATTTCTTTAAAAGAGAGACATGTGTTTTGACTGGAAAGGTGATTtattaaacataaatatttaaaaatcaggTTTTGGGCAGTTTTATTAGCTGCACAAGCTCAAACAATACTAAACCAACAAGATGTTAATGCCAATGCTGCAGAGATGCTAAAGGGTAAAAGCAAACTGTTAACACCTCAGCATCTATAGAAGCCAGACATGCAGGGGGTTACCTGAGGGCCACCAGGATGCCAGGATAAGTCTTtacaaaagataaaaacagttAGGCATCAGCCTTAAGGCATACCATCCAAAATCCTAATCTGCTCCCTAGCCACACTGCAACACTGCAACAGAGCCTGAGTGCTCCCTGAATCTCCAGTTGTGTGCCCGCTATTGGAGAGGCAGGGTGGAGCTTACCTGAGAAGTGAAACTAAATTGTGGCATTACTAGGCCGAAAGCCTATATATACCCACACGGGCTAACTAATGCACAACCTCAAAtttaaacagctagccttgttATCAAACTAGAACCATtggttaatattttgttttatcagtGTTATTAAGCAGCTAGCTATCAATGCACAAACACGttagttttgttgtttattttttactaaaGTGGAGTGTGGCCAAAGTCCCCTAAACAGAACGAGAAAGTCAGAGCACACTGTTCAGTCTTCTCCAGAGCAGCCTTTACTGCCAGTTAACAATCTGAGGAGTCAACAGTTTGAACAGCAAGCTTTATTTGAACATTAAGCCATTAATTCACAAACACCTCAAAAGAAAAACCTTCTGAATAATACCTTTGTCACGTCACAGAATAGGAACAGGAACTTCTAATGACATTTTCTCACATCTGATACAAATGGGGATCGAGTTCTCTTCCTCTTAACATATTAACATACAGCATTAAATCAATCTGTCCACACACATCCCTCACACTGTCTTAATGTTGCAACATGCTTTAGTCtccagagggagagagtgggtaCCAGGCAGAACCCTGCCTGGTacccactctctccctcgctatttgccatttttatagaaccgctagcagctgctatcagacaaaataataatattaaaggaattcaaaccGAAAATATACCCCATAAGATAcgcctttatgcagatgatgtattactttttCATACAGTctacacaaacaaactcacaaaCTGGAGTAAATCCATAGTTATACCTGAAAAGTGTGATTTCCAGAGTGTATCTACCACACCGCTAAagtctgggaatattaaatatctgggtgtcaatatttcctccaggctgtcagaactgacatggctaaactacacgcctttacttaaatcaatagaggaTGACCTTGTACGGTGTGCATCATTACCTatatcactcatgggaagagtctccaccataaaaattatggtcctacctaaaatcaattacctgttttcattgttacccaccaaaccctctgctgtctggtttaaatcactggactcaaacatcAGCCGTAGgtgggggtctgtggtctccCTGGCTGCGGGGGGTATGGTGTATGGCGGCGGCTGgcatctctcctgtgcagcgCATTAAATGCacttacttttaatacttttaatgcTGCAAAATTATTCATGGATACTATGATTGTGTCACATCTAACATATTATATGTTGTATTACtagtctatgttgtgtgcgcgccgtggtcggtccgggcgctgctctacCGTGGGTTACGCCTCAGCATTGCGTTTTCAATTGGCATTTGGATGccgtttttatttatgtttttttggggAGGCATCTGTTGGTCTGGGAgtcacacagtctcacacatagacacaaacaaatttaggttgtcccttattcctgatgcttttctttcagttacttatttaaattaattgttattattccagctctcgtggctgtgctgtgttgcttatttattgtgcttgtctgtttcttgttttcatttttctcttagttgtcttactatgtcagctgtttattgctgctcttcggcttgttgtcttttattattattattattctgttctattacaggttttttttgctttctgcaattggttcttccctctgctattccctgttgtccccaccttccaacCCCATTCTCTTGCAGGTTTCAGGGTCATACTCTATAcaaggctgctgggcaggacaggttaataaaaaataaataaataaataaaaagatagaAATGGTTcgttctaaggtaataaaaatgtaattatgtaaGGTCTGTATACACCTCTGAAAACaaagttatgtatattataatagATCCTCCATGTAtatgtcaatagatcctcctaaatattacatactTGACCTTTAAATGTTAAAGGGAATCTAAGTGGGAAGAAGGTTCTGTGATCTGGTGTGACCAAAATTGAGATTTTGTccaacagacaaaagaaatctgcttatacaatacaataaaacatgaaaatgtcCAATGAGGTGAATACTTTGTACAGTCACTGTTTGAAAATACACATCTCCCCATCATTCAGGCGTACATAATAGCTACTATTTTTACACTTCTTTGTCTTGTTAGATGAAGAAATCTGAGCCTTTTACAAAGCCCTGCTGAGAGACATACCTGAAGTGATGGATGCACAGAGATTGCAAGAGAACTTTATTGTGTTGACATTGTTTACTGGTTCATCCTGTCCAAGCTGTCAGGTGAATTAGTTTTATTCAGCTGCTCAGCAACACCTACAGGAACAGTTATGTGGTGTATATTTCCGTGTCAACTTCATGATGATTCCTATGGAAGAAATGAAATGTGTCATTATTTGAAACTTCTGTGTGCAGGTTCCTACCCAAACGGATataaattagctccacctcgtCCATGTACAAcgttaaaatgctgcttacgaCTTAATACATCAGTAGGGGCGGCTGTGTAAGTTTGGCGATTCGATTCTTCTCcaatgtccttgggcaagatattaaaaattaaattgctCCATCGGTGTGTGAATGGTTGTAATCGGTTGACATACTGTAAAAGtgtatttcagtttatttttaataaaaagtaaCTGGAATCAAAGATTACCTTAAAGGAGGAAACGGTACACATGAGTTGTGACAGTTGAGGACAAATACATAAGTCACAGCTATAAGACGTCTGACAGGTGGTGGATGGCATTCACTCAGAATTCAACCAGACTTCTGTGCAGAAATATAGAATGTTGCTA
This window of the Micropterus dolomieu isolate WLL.071019.BEF.003 ecotype Adirondacks unplaced genomic scaffold, ASM2129224v1 contig_8679, whole genome shotgun sequence genome carries:
- the LOC123965108 gene encoding uncharacterized protein LOC123965108 isoform X2, whose protein sequence is MYVLIKWVKENQVSVGLDKYVKDKKMLKDPKRIGLVEHGALGVKPPKSGWKAFLAQILSVKESLGAIRREECQWIETHKMWTPSKPKATKDTEENSHSDDEDETPQYQKTDDKDDMIEELKLRVKDKEKEIRRLRRLNLQLQEGLADTITQTVKDAIQATKPVPSHQAPLPNQSAEIKVIVSLLLPTSYLHYIKWKHCCSKQQACH
- the LOC123965108 gene encoding uncharacterized protein LOC123965108 isoform X3, whose product is MYVLIKWVKENQVSVGLDKYVKDKKMLKDPKRIGLVEHGALGVKPPKSGWKAFLAQILSVKESLGAIRREECQWIETHKMWTPSKPKATKDTEENSHSDDEDETPQYQKIEDDPCRTPKRPKTDDKDDMIEELKLRVKDKEKEIRRLRRLNLQLQEGLADTITQTVKDAIQATKPVPSHQAPLPNQSAEIK